The following proteins come from a genomic window of Falco cherrug isolate bFalChe1 chromosome Z, bFalChe1.pri, whole genome shotgun sequence:
- the CCL19 gene encoding C-C motif chemokine 19 — MQRLYLLCFCLLVLGRILDVHGGNNVLDCCLRTSEKPIPRRIVQDYRLQLVQDGCNIPAAVFITTKGKRLCAPLEAPWVVRLQEKLDASSARKAKPKGK; from the exons atgcagcGGTTGTatcttctctgcttctgtctcCTGGTGCTGGGACGTATCCTGGATG TCCATGGTGGGAACAATGTCCTTGACTGTTGCCTGCGGACAAGCGAGAAGCCCATCCCACGCCGGATAGTGCAGGATTACCGTCTCCAGCTGGTGCAGGATGGCTGCAACATCCCAGCTGCTGT GTTCATCACCACAAAGGGCAAGCGCCTCTGTGCTCCCCTTGAAGCCCCGTGGGTGGTTCGCCTCCAAGAGAAGCTGgatgccagctctgccaggaag GCCAAACCCAAGGGCAAGTAG